CTTGCGGACCTCTCAAGCCTTCTAACTGAGATGGCGTGAAATCGCCGTATGTGAAATCTTTTCCATCTGCACCGTTAGTTCCGGCAATACCTTGGATACCTTGCGGACCTCTCAAGCCTTCTAACTGAGATGGTGTGAAATCGCCGTATGTGAAATCTTTTCCATCAACTCCGTTTATCCCAGCTGCTCCGGTTTCACCTTTTAGGCTCGCAACAAAATCATTGGCATCTTTGCCATCATTGCCAGGAAGCTCTTTCCAGATTTCGAATGCTGATTTTCCATCAACCCCGTTTGTTCCAGCAATTCCAGCATCTCCTTTTAAGCTTGCAACAAAATCGTTGGCATCTTTTCCGTCATTGCCCGGAAGCTCCTTCCAGATTTCGAATGCTGATTTCCCATCAGCCCCGTTTGTTCCGTTTGTTCCAGCAATTCCAGCATCTCCTTTTAAGCTTGCAACAAAATCATTGGCATCTTTGCCGTGATTGCCCGGAAGCTCCTTCCAGATTTCGAATGCTGATTTTCCATCAACCCCGTTTGTTCCAGCAATTCCAGCATCTCCTTTTAAGCTTGCAACAAAATCGTTGGCATCTTTTCCGTCATTGCCCGGAAGCTCCTTCCAGATTTCGAATGCTGATTTCCCATCAACCCCGTTTGTTCCTGCAATTCCTGCATCTCCTTTTAAGCTTGCAACAAAATCATTGGCATCTTTGCCGTGATTGCCCGGAAGCTCCTTCCAGATTTCGAATGCTGATTTTCCATCAACCCCGTTTGTTCCAGCAATTCCAGCATCTCCTTTTAAGCTTGCAACAAAATCGTTGGCATCTTTTCCGTCATTGCCCGGAAGCTCCTTCCAGATTTCGAATGCTGATTTCCCATCAACCCCGTTTGTTCCGTTTGTTCCGTTTGTTCCGGCAATTCCAGCATCTCCTTTTAAGCTCGCAACAAAATCATTGGCATCTTTTCCGTCATTGCCTGGAAGCTCCTTCCAGATTTCAAATGCTGATTTTCCATCAAATCCGTTTGTACCCGCAATACCTTCGATACCTTGCGGACCTCTCAAACCTTCTAACTGAGATGGTGTGAAATCGCCGTATGTGAAATCTTTTCCATCAACTCCGTTTGTCCCAGCTGCTCCGGTTTCACCTTTTAGGCTCGCAACAAAATCATTGGCATCTTTGCCATCATTGCCAGGAAGCTCTTTCCAGATTTCGAATGCTGATTTTCCATCAACCCCGTTTGTTCCAGCAATTCCAGCATCTCCTTTTAAGCTTGCAACAAAATCGTTGGCATCTTTTCCGTCATTGCCCGGAAGCTCCTTCCAGATTTCGAATGCTGATTTCCCATCAACCCCGTTTGTTCCTGCAATTCCTGCATCTCCTTTTAAGCTTGCAACAAAATCATTGGCATCTTTGCCGTCATTGCCTGGAAGCTCCTTCCATATTTCGAATGCTGATTTCCCATCAACCCCGTTTGTTCCGTTTGTTCCAGCAATTCCAGCATCTCCTTTTAAGCTTGCAACAAAATCGTTGGCATCTTTTCCGTCATTGCCAGGAAGCTCTTTCCAGATTTCAAATGCTGATTTTCCATCTTTTCCTGCGTTACCATTACCACCATCGATAGGAGTCCATGATCCATCAGGATACTGAACATAAACAGTATTAGTTATTTTATCTCTATAAATTATTACATTTTCTCCTGGATAACCAGCATCTCCTCTAGCTCCAGGAATACCATTTCCAATTAAAGTTGTCGAATTACCTGTTATTTCATCTGAAGTAGACATTCTACGCCAACTATTAATATACCAATAGTAGTATCCGGGTTTAACATCTGCAATAGTTTCAGTATTAAAAACTAACAAACTATTCTCATAACCGTTTTTACCATTAATAATTGTTTCCTTGTCAGTAGAACCTTTTAATTTTACTCTTGGAATTAAAATACCTTTATTATCGGCAAAAACTTCAAGTTGAGTTGAAGGATTTGTTTCCAATTTTCCAACAACAACTTGAGAATATGCAGAATAAGCACCTAAAACGAAAAATAAAGGGAGTAATCTGTTTTTCATAACATTTTTATTTAATTATTTCTAAGAATAAATCAATTGTTCATGGAAGAGTTGAATATTTCTTGTATTGTAGAAATCAAAACTTTAATCCTATCATCTTAATTATTCTTAAACTCTCTAATACTTAAAGACTTAACTAACAACCTTCTAAGCGGGTGCAAAATTCTTAAGATAAATACTTAACAACTGCGCGCAAAAGATTTTAAACCAACATATTTTGTTATTCCATTTAATTATAGCGGAAAAGAAAGTACTTAAACATCTATTTAAGCAGCCCTTAAAACAGATAAAACGTTCTAATTAATTATTTAAGGAATTATTATCTTTTTTTTAAAATTGAGGAAAAGAAAAAAATAGACTCCAGACTTATTAATTAAATATGCAGAAAAGTTCCCTATAGAGAAATGAAATAGAATTGAGAAGATTTGATGCTTTTACAAAACAGAGAACTGGTTCTGTCGCATCTGCGAGAATCAAATATAAGATTCGTTTGTTACGGTCTGTTATGAAAACATAGAATGGATATGCAAACCAAAACTGGAGAAAAAGTTAAGCTACATTTTTATAATTAGTTAGTTTATTAAATTCTTCAATGGTTTTATAGTTTAAAGCCGAATGCCTTCTTTTTTTATTATACCAAATTTCGACGAATTAAAAAATTGGATATGCAAACATATACTGGAGAATAAGAAAAGAATATCATAATAAGTTGAAATCTAGTTTTTATCTGCTTACTAAAACATTTTGCATTGGCAAAGAATTCCCATAAACCATAAAATATAAATTTATAACAGAACGAAATCATAACATCTATAATTACTCAAAAGCCCTTATAACAATGCTTTAATGAGAAGTTCAAAACGTATCAAATGACAAAAAAATATCGGTTTTCGATCTCCGAAGTTCTTAAAATTTACATTTGAAATTTGCTGTTTCTTCTGTTTTTAACCTATCTTTGGTTAAATAAATTGACTAAAATTTCGAGGTACACTTTTCTTTCTGTACCAGCTCTTAAATAGCATATGAAACCAGTATTTACTGGGGTTTTAATACATCAAGCAGAAACCTCTTTCTCTGCATAGCATAGTTCATAAAACTATCCCACTCCAGCCAGCCTTACCTTTACCGGCCAAAATCAAACTAAAAAAAGTCTCCCATAATTATAAACAGCCAAAACTAACTAACTAACTAACTAACTAACTAACTAACTAACTAACTAACTAACTAACTAACTAACTAACTAACTAACTAACTAACTAACTAACTAACTAACTAACTAACTAACTAACTAACTAACTAACTAAACATGACAGGAGATAGAACTAAATAATCAATGCCTACCGCTTAAGCTTATCAACAGCCAGCCATTTACGTATCTCAATACCCCATTGTCAATAGACATAAAGCACCTATTTCGTTGACTTTACTATGATCGGAAGTATCTGTCCCTCTAGCAGCTTCGTTAATACAATCTTTTAATTGAGACGCTTCTTTTAGCTCTGTCAGCGGTAATTGGCAAAGTATTCCATTGTGGTTTTTAAACAGATTTAGTTTTTGCTATCTCAAGTATCTCAACATATTAATCTTCTTTTAAGGTTTTAAAATCAGATCAGACAGTGCGATCAGTTCATTTTGCGTGCTTTGATCGGCTTGATTTGAGAGTAAGACAACACCCGAATTTAAATCAGGATAAAATATCATATAACTGCTAAACCCTAAACTGCCGCCTGTATGTGAGATGCTTCTGATATTATTAGTTTTTTTTACTTTCCAGTTAAGTGCAATTGCATTGTCTTCAATATTTCCAAAAGTCGGCACGTGGCTTAGCTTTACAGCAGCATCTTTTTCATTCATCTGAAATGCCATATATTTTAGCATGTCTGAAATTGAAGATGCTACACTTGCAGCTACTTGTAAATCTTCCCAATCAATAATGGGCATAATTCGTCCTTTAATATCGTAGCCTTTGGCCATTTTTATTGGTATTTTTCCAGATTTTAGTAATGACGTATTTTTCATTTTAAGCGGGTTTATGAAATACATTTCCAAAAGTTTTTCATAGGATTTATTATAAACGCTTTCCATAATATAGCCAAGCAATTGGGCAGCTGTATTGCAATGGCGTGAAACTGTTCCTGGCGTTGCCTGCAATTTTACATTATGCAGATCCCTATAAAAATCCTGCCTGGTGTATTTTTTGTGGACAGAATCTAAAATATGAGGAATATCATCAGGATTTGCTTTTCCAAAGAGATCTTTATCTGGCATCCAATTAGGCAATCCGGACGTGAGATTAGCAAGATTGAGCAGGGTTATAGGTTTTCCATTACTCCCCAAATTAGGATATTCTTCCTTAAGATATTTGCGTACATCATCATTGAGATTTACTTTATTTTCTAGAACAGCTCTGGCCAGCAAAGCTGAAGCAAATGTTTTTGAAATAGATGCAAGCTCATAAACTGTATTCCCAGTTGGCAATTCCTGTTTTTCTCTTTGAGTCGAGCCATAATTATAGATAAATTGCTTCCCATCCTTTATAATGCCTATGGAGATCCCTACTCGGGAATTATTATTCATAAATGTGAAAACAGACCGATCAACTAACGAATCTAATTTAGTTTTCAATTTGTTATCTGTGGGTATTTTTGTTTTATCTGTCTGAGCAGAACAGATTAACGTGTATGCAAGAAAAGCTAGAAGGAAGAATACTTTTTTCATATATTTTTCTGTGTTTATCAATAAAGACTTTTAGAAAATTAAAATGCTGCACTTTTAGAATAAAGAAATAGACTTTAGCTTGATTGTGAGCAGATGCCCTTTTTTGCCGCAAAAAGTTAAGACGGTTTTTAAAGATGCTTCAACAGTCTAAGGCTGCTTTGTAATTTTGGATAAAACAGATTAAAAAATAGAATTCTCATTTATTTTCAGAAGCAGGATTTCTCCGGCTTTCTTTCAGGATGCTTTCTGCTATTGTATTAAAATCATTATTATAATGATGTGAACCGGGCAATTCAATAATTTTAATCCCTGATTCTAAAAAGCGTCCGCTAGTCACCGGATCCTCTTCCGTGCCAAAAAAGCAAACAGGGTTAAAAGCTTTAATCTTTTTCATTTCGGCGATTACATCATAATTGTCATTTGCACTTCCCAAACTCAGCATATCTGCAATATGGATTTCAAAATCAGCTTTTACATCAGGCGATAAGGAATAAACACCTTGTAATTTTTCTTTTAAGGGCCGCGATAAATTAGCCGCAACAAATGGAACAACTGAAGCTCCAAATGAATAGCCTGCAAGGATAAATGTCTTTCTATTCCATTGCTGCAGATAATGCTCTGCGGCCTTGG
The Flavobacterium humidisoli DNA segment above includes these coding regions:
- a CDS encoding serine hydrolase domain-containing protein, yielding MKKVFFLLAFLAYTLICSAQTDKTKIPTDNKLKTKLDSLVDRSVFTFMNNNSRVGISIGIIKDGKQFIYNYGSTQREKQELPTGNTVYELASISKTFASALLARAVLENKVNLNDDVRKYLKEEYPNLGSNGKPITLLNLANLTSGLPNWMPDKDLFGKANPDDIPHILDSVHKKYTRQDFYRDLHNVKLQATPGTVSRHCNTAAQLLGYIMESVYNKSYEKLLEMYFINPLKMKNTSLLKSGKIPIKMAKGYDIKGRIMPIIDWEDLQVAASVASSISDMLKYMAFQMNEKDAAVKLSHVPTFGNIEDNAIALNWKVKKTNNIRSISHTGGSLGFSSYMIFYPDLNSGVVLLSNQADQSTQNELIALSDLILKP